The Nocardioides marmorisolisilvae genomic interval AGCGCCGCCGCTGTGGGCGCCGGCCAAGGTGCGGTGTGACTCCCGTGCGGTCACGACCTTCCACACGGTCAGGTCGAGGCGTGCCGTGACGCCGGCCGCGGTCACCGACGCTGAAGCAGGAGGATCAGCCCCGTCCGGCCGGTTCCCGTGCCCGCCATCGTGGTTGTGGTGGAGGTGTCCGACGATCAGCAGGGTGCCGCCCGGGGCGACCCAGGAGGCGACACGGTCGTAGAACTCCAGCTGCGGCATCGCAGGGTGCGCGTAGTGGGTGGTGACCAGGTCGTACGTCGCACCCGGTCCCCCACCGGGACAGGTCTGCCTGGACCCAGCGCACCCGATCGGCGACGCCGCTCGCGGTGGCGCGCTCGGCCGCTCGGCCGCTCGGCCTAAGGCTTGCCCCGCGATGTCCGCTCCGGTGACCTGCCAGCCGCGTGACGCGAGCCAGATCGCCTCCACTCCCGCGCCACAGCCGGTATCGAGCGCGGTCCCGGGTTCCAGGTTGTCGACCTCCCGCACCAGGTGGGGGTTGGGCGGGCCCTCGGCCATTGCCATCGGGGCACCGGTTCGGTCGCCCGGCCAGCGCTGGTCCCAATAGTCCTCGTCGAACGAGTGCGTCATCGGTGGGCCCGCTCCCGTCCGACGGCGGCCACGGCCTCGGCGAGGTCTTCCATCACGAGGTCGGCATTGATGTGCTGGGCCGCACGAGCTCCCTCCGCGGCGGCCGCACTGACTTGGGCGGAGAGATCGGAGGCGTTTCCAGCGACCCATACCCCGGGGACGCTGGTCCGCCCGGTGGCGTCGGCCTCGATGAACGAGCCGGCCGGATGTTCGGTCGGTTCGACGCCGATCCCGGCGAAGACGTCGGCACGGGCGACCATTCGCGGCGAAACTACCGCAACGTCGACCTCGATCAGCTGCTCGTCGGCCAGACGCACGCCGGTCACGCGATCGCCGACGACCTCGACCTGCGCGATCGGGCCTTCGATGATCGCGATGTCGAGAGCGTGCAGTCGGGCCCGGTCCTCCGGGGCGGGCGGCTGCTCGCCGGCGAAGAATACGACGTAGGGGCTCCACTGGCGGAACAGCAGGGCCTGGTGGACCGACATCGGCCCGGTGGCCAGCACTCCGACGGAGCGGTCGCGGACTTCCCAGCCGTGGCAGTACGGGCAGTGCAGCACGCCGTGGCCCCACTGCTCCCGGATACCGGGGATGTCGGGCAGTTCGTCGGCCAGGCCGGTAGCGATCAAGAGCCGTCGGGCCTGCAGGGTAGGGCCGTTGCGGAGCGCGACCGCGAACCCACACGTCCCTAGCTGCACGTCGACCACCTCGTCAGCGACGAGATCGCCGCCGTACCCGAGGACTTCCTGGCGACCGCGCGCCAGCAGTTCGCCAGGACTCACCCCGTCCAGCGCCAACAGCCCGTGCACGGCGTCAGCCGGCGCGTTCCGCGGTTCGCCGGCGTCGACGACGGTGACTCGGCGGCGGGCCCGCGCCAGGGTCAGCGCGGCGCTGAGTCCGGCCGCGCCTCCGCCGACGATGACCACGTCCCACACTGGGTCTTGCTCCGCCATGTCAACTCCTTCGATGGGCGAGGGCATCGCTCGACACCCGCTTGCTCAGATGGTGCGCAGGAGGGATCGGATTCGCAAACGTTGTTGCCGAATGGCAAACTGAAGCCATGGACGACTCGCCCGATCGCACCCTCGACGCGTTGGGGCCGCGACTCAAGGAACTCCGCCGGCGTCGCGACATCACTCTCAGTGGCCTCGCCCAGGAGACCGGCATTTCGACCAGCACACTGTCCCGGCTCGAGGCCGGACTGCGGCGTCCGACTCTGGAACAACTGCTGCCCCTGGCCCGCGCGTACGGCGTCACCCTCGACGAGCTTGTCGATGCACCACCCACCGGCAACCCACGCATCAACCTGCGGCCCATCCCGTGCGCCGACGGGTCCACGATCCTGCCCCTCACCCGCCGTCCCGGCGGGATCCAGGCCTACAAGTTCGTCCTCCCCGCCGGGCGAGATGACGCCGAGCCCGACATGCGCACTCACCAGGGATACGACTGGGTCTACGTTCTCAATGGCAGGCTCCGCCTCGTCCTAGGGGAGCACGACCTCATCCTCGAACCCGGCGAGGCTGCCGAGTTCGATACCCGCACCCCGCACTGGTTCGCCGCCACCAGCTCAGGACCTGTGGAGTACCTCAGCCTGATCGGCAAGCACGGCGAACGCGCACATGTCCGGGCTGCTCCCAAATCACGCAGCTCCAGCTAGACGCTGCGAGCGGCCAGATCCGGGCGTTCCGCATGAGATCGTGTAGCGGGACGGCGTGTGCGATCGCCAAGCCACTGGCGTCGGCCGAGTCCTTCGGGCCGCGACGAGAAGCATCTTTGGGAGCACGCGCTGCAACGCGATTGAGTTCATCATCTGGCGCCGCGATGTCGTGGCGGTCGGGGCGGCGCTCGGCGGCACCGTCACCGCGGATGCGGTGTCTTGGGGTGTTCGGGGAAGAGGATCTCGAGGGCGATGCGCACCTCGGCCCAGCGGTCGGCGCCGATCCTGGCGGAGAAGTCGGCCTCCATGGCGGCCATACGCCGGCGGGCTACCGCGAGACCCTCGAGACCGCGCTCGGTGTAGCGGACGACCACACCCCGACCGTCGACCGGGTCCGGTTCGCGGCGGACCACTCCGCGCCGTTCCAGATCATCGACGACCTTGGTGATCGCCTGACGGGTGACTCCCGCGGCGGCAGCCATCTCGCTGGGACGGGCTCCGAGCTCGCCGAGGTTGCGCAGCACGACGTGGTGCCCGGGATTGAGCTCGCTGAAGCCGGCGCGAGTCGCCGCCGCGGCCACCTCGGCGTCGACAGCGGCATGCGCATCGCGCAAGAGGACCTGCAGGCTCTTCGGCATCACACCACGCTACAAATAGTTCACCATGGTTGACAATATTGCCACGCGGGTGGATGCTCAGAAAATCGATCTCGGATGACAGCGGCAACGCCGCGGGAAGTAGTACCCGATGCCTACAGTGCTGGCCTTCCACGAAGTCGAGAACGTCGACCAATGGCTCACCTCGCCCAAGCGGACCGAGCTCTTCGGGAAGTACGACGTCACCCAGATCCGCACCTTCACCGACCCCAACGGCTCCAACCGCGTCGGGCTGATCCTGGAGGTGCCCGACCTCGCAGTGGTGCCGAAGGTCCTCGCGGATGAGGAGATGCCCGCAGCGATGCAGCATGACGGCGTCCGGCCCGAGACACTGCTGATCCTGCAAGAGATCTCGCGCTGATGACCCGCGTGGTCGTCAACCACCTGCGGCTCGCGGCACCGCTGACGGAGTCGGTCATCGGTGCTGCCGGCGAGGTCTGTGAACAGATCCTGGCCGCAGGCGCACGATCCGTCAGCGTCGTGCAAGTCGACGACGGCCACGCGATCCTCGTCCTGAGCTTCCCTGACAAGGAGACCGAGGAGCGGGTCTCCGCCGACATCGGCGGACCCTGGATGCGAGAGCACCTGCTCCCGCTGCTCTCCGGACCGCCCGAGCGCAGTTCAGGGGTGCTGGTCGCCGGTACATCGTAGAGAGGCCGCAGTTTCCTCTCGGTGGCCCTGCTGGCGGCTTGTGATTCTCAGAGGGCCTACCGATGACTGAACGGAGGAAGCCCGATGGACAACTCAAAGCCGAATCCACAGTTGGTCCAGCACGTGTACGACGCCTTCAGCCGAGGCGAGATGGACACCACGGGTGCGACGTAGGCCGACGAGGTCAGCCAACACAAGCCCGGCAGCGGATCGGCCCGCGGAGCGTGCCACAACGGGATCGCCTTGCGGTGATATGAAGTCCCGACTCAGAGCAGTAGGTTCCAAGTACTGCTTGCGGGCTGCCATGGCGTGGATGACCATCTCGCCGCCGCTCTCGAAGATGAGAACGACGGTCTCGAGCAGGCGCGCTTGAGTGCCGAATCCGAGCCGAAGCTCGAGGTGCGGCCAGTCCGCTTCGTCGAGTGGCTCGGCCCAGACCGGCCAGTCGGCTGCCTGGACCGAGTCCTCTGCGAGTACTCCGTGCTTGAGTGCGCTGTCGTGGACCTTCACGCCTCGAAGCTGGCCAGCGCCCTGCGGATCGCCTCGGATCGCGAAATGTGCTCGCGTTCGGCGATGGCGTCGACCGCAGCGAGCTCTTCAGCGGTTAGACGGACGGCCACTACCTGCATCGGTTCGGCGCCACGCCCGGGACGACCGCGTCCGCGGCGCTTCATCTCCTCGACGTCGTAGCCAGCTTCGGCCTCGTCCGCCCACTGCTGGACCTGCTCGTCACTGACCATGCCAATATCGTAAGACGAAAAACGGGTCCCGCGGAAGAAGCCGTCGTGGGAACCGAGTCACGCTCGACAACGCCTCATAAACCAACCGGCCCCTGACTCGAGACCCACCCGCTGGGAATGAATCTTCGCGTCAGAGGCCAGTTCACTGGGCCGTATGGCCTAGATGTCGTAGTAGAGCTCGAACTCGTGAGGGTGCGGGCGCTGCTGCACGGGCAGGATTTCGTTAGTGCGCTTGTAGTCGATCCAGGTCTCGATCAGGTCCGGGGTGAACACGTTTCCGACGGTGAGGAAGTCGTGGTCGGCCTCGAGGGTGTTCAGCACCGCGTCGAGCGAGGTGGGAACCTGGTCGATCTCGGCCATCTCGTCCGGCGGGAGCTCGTAGATGTCCTTGTCCACCGGGTCGGCAGGCTCGATCTTGTTCTGGATGCCGTCCAGGCCGGCGAGCAACAGCGCGGAGAACGCCAGGTAGGGGTTGGCCGACGGGTCGGGACAGCGGAACTCGATCCGCTTCGCCTTCGGGTTCGACCCGGTGATCGGGATCCGGACACAGGCCGAGCGGTTCCGTTGGCTGTAGACCAGCGAGATCGGCGCCTCGAAGCCTGGCACCAGCCGGTGGTAGGAGTTCACCGTCGGGTTGGTGAACGCCAACAGCGACGGGGCGTGCTTGAGGATGCCGCCGATGTAGTAGCGCGCCATGTCGGACAGCCCGGCGTACCCCGTCTCGTCGTAGAACAGCGGCTCGCCGTTGTTCCAGATCGACTGGTGGCAGTGCATCCCGGAGCCGTTGTCGCCGAAGATCGGCTTCGGCATGAACGTCGCGGTCTTGTTGTTGCGCCATGCGACGTTCTTGACGATGTACTTGAACTTCATCACGTCGTCGGCGGCCTTGAGCAGCTCATCGAAGCGGTAGTTGATCTCCGCCTGCCCTGCGGTGCCGACCTCGTGGTGGGCACGCTCGACCTGCAGTCCGGCGCGCTCCAGTTCGACGACCATCTCGTCACGGAGCTCGCCGAAGTGGTCGTACGGCGCCACCGGGAAGTAGCCGCCCTTGTACTTCACCTTGTAGCCGCGGTTGTTCTCCTCCGACCCGGTGTTCCAGGCGCCTGCCTCGGAGTCGATGTGGTAGAAGCCCGCGTTGGTCTTGGTCTCGAAACGCACCGAGTCGAAGACGTAGAACTCGGCCTCGGGGGCGAAGTAGGCCCTGTCGCCGATGCCCGTGCTCGCCAGGTAGGCCATCGCCTTGCGCGCGATGTTGCGAGGGTCGCGCGAGTACGCCTCCCCGGTGATCGGGTCGTGGATGAAGAAGTTCACCACCAGGGTCTTGGCCACCCGGAACGGGTCGATGTACGCCGTCGTCGGGTCGGGGAACAACTGCATGTCCGACTCGTGGATCGCCTGGAAGCCGCGGATCGAGGAGCCGTCGAAGCCGAGGCCTTCGTCGAAGACCGACTGGCCGAAGGACGAGACTGGCACCGTGAAGTGCTGCATGACGCCGGGCAGGTCGCAGAAGCGCACGTCGACCATCTCGACGCCCTCGTCCTTGATGTACTTCAGCAGCTCTTCGCTGTTGTTGAACATTCGTCCTCCTTGGCCCGCGATGAGCGGGCCGCACAGTGGTCCGGGCGACACCATGGGGGCGCCGCGTTGATCCGAAAGGTACGCATGGGCGGTTAATCGACCGTATCCGCTTTGTTTCGGGCGTGTAACACCTGCCCACCTGACGGTCAGCGTGCTCCCGCGGATAGGGTCGGCGCGATGTCTGGACCCTCCGCCCCTCCGCCCGCGCCCGCCGGCCTCGAGCTGGCTTCGTGGGGGCGTCGGATCGGCGCCGTGCTGATCGACGGCGTGGCGAGCGCGCTGGTGGCCCTCGCGATCCTCGGTCCCGAGGGATACAGCCGGAGCTCGTTCGCCCCCCTGATCGTGTTCTTCATCGAGACCGGAGTCGGCACTGCCATCGTCGGGGGGTCCTTCGGCCAGATGCTCACCCGGATCCGGGTGTTGCGCACCGATGGCAAGCCGCTCAGCCTGCTCATGGCCCTGTTGCGTAGCCTGATGGTGTGCCTGGTGATTCCGCCGCTGGTGTTCCGGCCCGACGGACGTGGGCTGCACGACATGGCCACGGGCTCGGCTGCCTACCGGTTGCCGAAGGCCCGCTGATCGACCCGCTGAGCAAGCGTGCCGATCGACCACCGTTGCTGACAGGAGCGAGAACATGAACAGGTCCCGAGCCCTTGCACTGGCCGCCGTCTCCACCACCGCAGTCCTCGGTCTGACCGGGTGCGGCGGCTCCAGCGCGGCCGGCCACAGTACGTCGGCTCCCGTGTCGTCTCCCTCCGGGTCCACGGGCACGACCACGGGGTCCGCCACGGCGGGCCGCCTGACGAAGGCCGACTTCGTGCAGACCGTGTCCTCCGCTGTCGGTGCCCAGAAGACGGCGCACGTAGCGGTCCGGTCCCAGCTGCTCAAGGTCGACGGTGACGTGTCCTATGCGGGCAAGGCCTCGGCGATGGCGATGACCCTCGCGGTGAACGGCCAGAAGGGCGAGGTGCGGATCGTCGACGGCGTGCTCTACATGTCGATGCCCGGGCTCACCCCCGCCGGCAAGTTCGTCAAGCTCACGGCGAGCGACCCCAATATCGGCCCGCTGATCGGGCAGATCCGCAACTTCGGCCCGCAGGGCAATCTCGAGGCGATGTCCAAGGGCCTGCAGAAGGTCCAGTACATCGGCGCCGACACCGTCGACGGCGCCAAGGTCGACCACTACAAGGTCACCGTCGACGCGCGCGCGATGCTCAAGCAGATGGGCACAGCGGTCCCGAAGGCCGCCAAGGACAAGATCCCGCACACGGTCACCTACGACATGTATCTCGACAGCAACCACCTGATGCGACGGATCGTCATCGACCTGATGGGTCAGCAGACCCGGGTGGACGTCACGAACTGGGGCAAGCCGGTGCACATCAGCGCCCCGCCAGCCTCGGACCTGGTGGCCAAGCCCAAGGCCTGACCGGGGGCGCACGCCGCAGTCAGCGACCGCGGAGGTTGCCGCGCATCCCCTTCATCGACGTCGGCACCGGCCCCTTGGGCAGCGGTACGGCGGACCGGTTCGCGTCGAGTGCCTTCAGCCGCTGCAGCACGTCGGTCATCTCTGCGGGCTTGAGGGTGCGCTTCATCTTGGTCATGTGCTTGCCAAGCTTGCGCAGCGGAACCTGACCCTCGCCGTCGCCGACGTACACCTCGTGGATCGCGGTCTCGCTGGCCACCCGCTCGTGCTTGCGTCGCTCGGAGGACATCAGCTGCTTGAGCCGGTTCGGGCTGCCCTCACCGATCAGCACGATGCCCGGAGGGCCGACCAGCCGGGTCACCAGGTCCTGCTGCTTGTTGAAGGCGATCATCGGCTCGATCTTCCAGCCCCGCTTGAGCATGCCCAGCGCAGCGGCAGCGGCGCCGGGCTTGCCCTCGATCTGCGCGAAGGCCGCCTTCTGCGCTCGCCTGCCGAAGACCATCAGGGCGGCCAGGGTGCCGAAGAGGATGCCGAAGACGATCGGGAAGACGATCCCCTGGAGCACGAAGAACAGCACTGCGAAGGCGATCACACCGACGACGGCGAAGGTGCCGAGGAGGATCCAGCCCAGGTTGGGGTCGGACTGCTTGGTCAGTCGGTAGGTCTGGATGATCTGGGCCGCGCGGCCCTGCTTCGACTTGTCTCGTGCCATGGACCCCAGTCTCTCAGACCGTGGCGGTGCGGGCTGCCATCGCCTGCTGGTAGAGCCGGCCGGCGCGGTACGACGAACGCACCAGCGGGCCGCTCATCACGCCGGCGAACCCGATCTCGAGCGCCTCGTCGTGCAGCTCGACGAACTCCTCGGGCTTCACCCATCGCTCCACCGGGTGGTGGCGCAGCGAGGGGCGGAGGTACTGGGTGATCGTGACCAGCTCGCAGCCGGCGGCATGCAGGTCGCGCAGCGCCTGGCTGACCTCCTCGCGGGTCTCGCCCATGCCCAGGATCAAATTGGACTTGGTGACCAGGCCGAACGCGCGGGCCTGGGTGAGCACGTCCAGGGAGCGGTCGTAGCGGAACGCCGGGCGGATCCGCTTGAAGATCCGCGGCACCGTCTCAACATTGTGGGCGAGGACCTCGGGCCGGGACTCGAAGACCTGCTGGAGCAGCTCCGGGATGCCGTTGAAGTCCGGGATCAGGTTCTCCACGCCGGTGTCCGGGTTCAGCTCGTGGATCGCGCGCACCGTCTCGGCGTACAGCCACGCGCCGCCGTCGGGCAGGTCGTCGCGGGCCACGCCGGTGATGGTCGCGTAGCGCAGGCCCATCTGCTGGACCGACTCCGCGACCCGGCGCGGCTCGTCGCGGTCCAGCGGCTCCGGCTTCCCGGTGTCGATCTGGCAGAAGTCGCAGCGTCGGGTGCACTGGTCGCCGCCGATGAGGAAGGTCGCCTCGCGGTCCTCCCAGCACTCGAAGATGTTCGGGCAGCCGGCCTCCTGGCACACGGTGTGCAGGCCTTCGCTCTTCACCAGCTGCTGGAGCTCCTGGTACTGCGGTCCCATCTTCGCGCGTGTCTTGATCCACTCCGGCTTGCGCTCGATCGGGGTGGCGGCGTTGCGGGCCTCGAGACGGAGGAGTTTTCGACCATCGGGAGCTACTGCGGAAGTCACCCGCTCAGCCTACGTCGCGGCGCACGAAGCTGAGGAACGACGGCAGCACCGCCACCGCGAGCAGCACGGCGAGGAACCAGGCCGCATTGCCGTGACCGAGGTGCCGGGCCGCGTCGCAGCTGGAGTAGGCGCCGCACCCGACGCCCGGGTCGGCGTACACGAAGTGGCTGTTGAGCCAGGCGTAGATGTTGTTGCCGATCGCCCAACGCGACGCGCCCGCGATCGGGATCAGGTTCACCAGCACCTCGCCGCCCGCTGCATACGCGAACAGCAGCCCGAGGGTCGCCACCGTGTGCCGGAAGAACATCGTCAGCGCGTAGCTGCCCAGCCCCGCGGCCATCGCCAAGCCGACGGCGCGGGCCCACTGCCAGGCGACGTCGTGGAAGAGGTGCGGACCCTGGTGCAGGTCGCGCACATCGGAGGTGATCCACAGGGTCGCCCAGAAGCAGGCCAGCAGGGCGCCGGTGACCACGGCGGAGGCGATCAGGACGACCATCGCCTTCGCGACCCAGACCGCGCCCCGCCGGGGCGCGAAGGTGAGCTGTGTGGTCAGTGCCCCCGAGGCCCAGTCGGCGCCGATGAAGGTCGCTGCCGCGAGCACCATCAACGCGACCAAGCCGACCGCCACGTCGGCTCCGCTGCCGCCGAGGACCTGCCGGAGGTCGAGCGGTTGCCGGGGCAACAGGCTCTGTGCAGAACCCGCCAGCGTGTCGCGACAGTCCTGCGCCGTGGCCCCGGAGCCCAGGAATCGTGCGGGATCCTGTCGGCAGCTGGCGATCTGGGCCTTCAGCTGAGACTCGCCGGCGATCAGCTGCGCCTGTGCTCGAGCCGTCGCGATCTCGGCGCTGCTGGGCGGCCGGGTGTCCCAGATCGTCTTCGCGGCGACCACCCCCACGAAGACCGCCCCCGCGAGCAGCAGCAGGGCGATCGCGCGACGGGAGACGAAGCGGCTCAGCTCTACCCGCAGCAGTCGCGTCATCGGTTCCCACCGTCCTCGTCCGTGCCGGTCATCGGGTGCCCGGTCAGCTGCAGGAAGTACGACTCCAGGTCGGGACGCACGGCGGAGAGCTCGCCGACGAAGAGGTCGTGGCCGGCCAGGATGCGGGTGACATCCTCGGGGTGCTCG includes:
- a CDS encoding class I SAM-dependent methyltransferase, encoding MTHSFDEDYWDQRWPGDRTGAPMAMAEGPPNPHLVREVDNLEPGTALDTGCGAGVEAIWLASRGWQVTGADIAGQALGRAAERPSAPPRAASPIGCAGSRQTCPGGGPGATYDLVTTHYAHPAMPQLEFYDRVASWVAPGGTLLIVGHLHHNHDGGHGNRPDGADPPASASVTAAGVTARLDLTVWKVVTARESHRTLAGAHSGGAATLHDVVLRATRRH
- a CDS encoding NAD(P)/FAD-dependent oxidoreductase is translated as MAEQDPVWDVVIVGGGAAGLSAALTLARARRRVTVVDAGEPRNAPADAVHGLLALDGVSPGELLARGRQEVLGYGGDLVADEVVDVQLGTCGFAVALRNGPTLQARRLLIATGLADELPDIPGIREQWGHGVLHCPYCHGWEVRDRSVGVLATGPMSVHQALLFRQWSPYVVFFAGEQPPAPEDRARLHALDIAIIEGPIAQVEVVGDRVTGVRLADEQLIEVDVAVVSPRMVARADVFAGIGVEPTEHPAGSFIEADATGRTSVPGVWVAGNASDLSAQVSAAAAEGARAAQHINADLVMEDLAEAVAAVGRERAHR
- a CDS encoding helix-turn-helix domain-containing protein gives rise to the protein MDDSPDRTLDALGPRLKELRRRRDITLSGLAQETGISTSTLSRLEAGLRRPTLEQLLPLARAYGVTLDELVDAPPTGNPRINLRPIPCADGSTILPLTRRPGGIQAYKFVLPAGRDDAEPDMRTHQGYDWVYVLNGRLRLVLGEHDLILEPGEAAEFDTRTPHWFAATSSGPVEYLSLIGKHGERAHVRAAPKSRSSS
- a CDS encoding MarR family winged helix-turn-helix transcriptional regulator — encoded protein: MPKSLQVLLRDAHAAVDAEVAAAATRAGFSELNPGHHVVLRNLGELGARPSEMAAAAGVTRQAITKVVDDLERRGVVRREPDPVDGRGVVVRYTERGLEGLAVARRRMAAMEADFSARIGADRWAEVRIALEILFPEHPKTPHPR
- a CDS encoding ribbon-helix-helix domain-containing protein; translated protein: MVSDEQVQQWADEAEAGYDVEEMKRRGRGRPGRGAEPMQVVAVRLTAEELAAVDAIAEREHISRSEAIRRALASFEA
- the glnA gene encoding type I glutamate--ammonia ligase, translated to MFNNSEELLKYIKDEGVEMVDVRFCDLPGVMQHFTVPVSSFGQSVFDEGLGFDGSSIRGFQAIHESDMQLFPDPTTAYIDPFRVAKTLVVNFFIHDPITGEAYSRDPRNIARKAMAYLASTGIGDRAYFAPEAEFYVFDSVRFETKTNAGFYHIDSEAGAWNTGSEENNRGYKVKYKGGYFPVAPYDHFGELRDEMVVELERAGLQVERAHHEVGTAGQAEINYRFDELLKAADDVMKFKYIVKNVAWRNNKTATFMPKPIFGDNGSGMHCHQSIWNNGEPLFYDETGYAGLSDMARYYIGGILKHAPSLLAFTNPTVNSYHRLVPGFEAPISLVYSQRNRSACVRIPITGSNPKAKRIEFRCPDPSANPYLAFSALLLAGLDGIQNKIEPADPVDKDIYELPPDEMAEIDQVPTSLDAVLNTLEADHDFLTVGNVFTPDLIETWIDYKRTNEILPVQQRPHPHEFELYYDI
- a CDS encoding RDD family protein gives rise to the protein MSGPSAPPPAPAGLELASWGRRIGAVLIDGVASALVALAILGPEGYSRSSFAPLIVFFIETGVGTAIVGGSFGQMLTRIRVLRTDGKPLSLLMALLRSLMVCLVIPPLVFRPDGRGLHDMATGSAAYRLPKAR
- a CDS encoding LppX_LprAFG lipoprotein, whose translation is MNRSRALALAAVSTTAVLGLTGCGGSSAAGHSTSAPVSSPSGSTGTTTGSATAGRLTKADFVQTVSSAVGAQKTAHVAVRSQLLKVDGDVSYAGKASAMAMTLAVNGQKGEVRIVDGVLYMSMPGLTPAGKFVKLTASDPNIGPLIGQIRNFGPQGNLEAMSKGLQKVQYIGADTVDGAKVDHYKVTVDARAMLKQMGTAVPKAAKDKIPHTVTYDMYLDSNHLMRRIVIDLMGQQTRVDVTNWGKPVHISAPPASDLVAKPKA
- a CDS encoding DUF4191 domain-containing protein, which codes for MARDKSKQGRAAQIIQTYRLTKQSDPNLGWILLGTFAVVGVIAFAVLFFVLQGIVFPIVFGILFGTLAALMVFGRRAQKAAFAQIEGKPGAAAAALGMLKRGWKIEPMIAFNKQQDLVTRLVGPPGIVLIGEGSPNRLKQLMSSERRKHERVASETAIHEVYVGDGEGQVPLRKLGKHMTKMKRTLKPAEMTDVLQRLKALDANRSAVPLPKGPVPTSMKGMRGNLRGR
- the lipA gene encoding lipoyl synthase, with amino-acid sequence MTSAVAPDGRKLLRLEARNAATPIERKPEWIKTRAKMGPQYQELQQLVKSEGLHTVCQEAGCPNIFECWEDREATFLIGGDQCTRRCDFCQIDTGKPEPLDRDEPRRVAESVQQMGLRYATITGVARDDLPDGGAWLYAETVRAIHELNPDTGVENLIPDFNGIPELLQQVFESRPEVLAHNVETVPRIFKRIRPAFRYDRSLDVLTQARAFGLVTKSNLILGMGETREEVSQALRDLHAAGCELVTITQYLRPSLRHHPVERWVKPEEFVELHDEALEIGFAGVMSGPLVRSSYRAGRLYQQAMAARTATV